In a single window of the Acidobacteriota bacterium genome:
- the nuoF gene encoding NADH-quinone oxidoreductase subunit NuoF — protein MSHPLQPNVLTRPKIVVGLGSCGIAAGGKKVHEALVKEVSKRNLDVDIDETGCIGMCFREVLVEIRDPKRGSFIYGDVTPDRLPRILDEHVLASRVIPEWLVKSDELPGSEDAFFAKQKRIVLRHCGVNNPESLAEYQARGGYAALAKVLQEMTPEQVIETITQSGLRGRGGAGFPTGIKWKFARQSRDEIKYVVCNGDEGDPGAFMDRSVLEGDPHNILEGMLIAGYAIGARFGYIYCRAEYPLAVKRLKLAIEVARRNGFLGEGILGSAFSFDIKVKEGAGAFVCGEETALIASIEGQRGMPRLRPPFPTTAGLWAHPTSINNVETFGNVPWIILNGADKFAEMGVGKSRGTKVFALAGKIVRGGLIEVPMGITLREIIYEVGGGIQGGKAFKAVQMGGPSGGCIPAALIDTPVDYESVTQTGAIMGSGGMVVMDETTCMVDVARFFLNFTQKESCGKCTFCRLGTKRMLEILTRITEGNGRPEDIPTLEELSEKIKKGSLCGLGQTAPNPVLTTLKYFRHEYEAHINDKKCPAHRCKKLLTYSIIADKCTGCTVCAKNCPVHCISGERKQVHVIDQATCIRCGECLRRCNFAAVLAD, from the coding sequence TTGTCTCACCCGCTACAGCCGAATGTTCTCACCCGGCCTAAAATCGTCGTGGGCCTGGGCAGCTGCGGCATCGCCGCCGGCGGCAAGAAAGTGCACGAGGCGCTGGTCAAGGAAGTGTCCAAACGCAACCTGGACGTGGACATCGACGAGACCGGCTGCATCGGGATGTGCTTCCGCGAAGTCCTGGTCGAGATCCGGGATCCCAAGCGCGGTTCATTCATCTACGGCGATGTGACCCCGGACCGTCTGCCCCGCATCCTCGATGAGCATGTGCTGGCCAGCCGGGTGATCCCGGAATGGCTGGTCAAGAGTGACGAGTTGCCCGGCAGCGAGGATGCGTTCTTCGCCAAGCAGAAGCGGATCGTGCTCCGCCATTGCGGTGTGAACAACCCCGAATCACTGGCCGAATATCAGGCCCGCGGCGGATACGCCGCCCTGGCCAAAGTGCTCCAGGAAATGACTCCCGAACAGGTGATCGAAACGATCACCCAATCCGGCCTGCGCGGTCGCGGGGGCGCCGGATTTCCCACCGGGATCAAGTGGAAATTCGCCCGCCAGAGCCGGGATGAGATCAAGTACGTGGTCTGCAACGGAGACGAGGGGGATCCGGGCGCCTTCATGGATCGCAGCGTCCTCGAAGGCGACCCCCACAACATTCTGGAGGGCATGCTGATCGCCGGTTACGCCATCGGCGCCCGCTTCGGCTACATCTACTGCCGGGCCGAGTATCCGCTCGCGGTCAAGCGCCTCAAGCTGGCCATCGAGGTGGCCCGTCGGAACGGGTTCCTCGGCGAGGGGATTTTAGGCAGCGCGTTTTCCTTCGATATCAAGGTCAAGGAAGGCGCCGGCGCCTTTGTCTGCGGCGAGGAGACCGCTCTGATCGCCTCCATCGAGGGGCAGCGGGGCATGCCCCGCCTGCGCCCGCCGTTCCCCACCACCGCCGGCTTGTGGGCCCACCCCACCTCCATCAACAACGTGGAAACCTTTGGCAACGTGCCGTGGATCATCCTGAACGGCGCCGACAAGTTCGCCGAGATGGGTGTGGGCAAGAGCCGCGGGACCAAGGTGTTCGCCCTGGCCGGCAAGATCGTCCGGGGCGGACTGATCGAAGTACCCATGGGCATCACGCTCCGCGAGATCATCTATGAGGTGGGCGGCGGCATCCAGGGCGGCAAGGCATTCAAGGCCGTCCAGATGGGCGGGCCGTCCGGCGGCTGCATTCCGGCCGCCCTGATCGACACACCGGTGGATTACGAGTCGGTCACCCAGACCGGAGCCATCATGGGCTCCGGCGGCATGGTGGTCATGGACGAGACCACCTGCATGGTGGATGTGGCCCGGTTCTTCCTCAATTTCACCCAGAAGGAATCGTGCGGCAAATGCACGTTCTGCCGCCTGGGCACCAAGCGGATGCTGGAGATCCTGACCCGGATCACCGAGGGCAACGGTCGCCCGGAAGACATCCCGACACTGGAAGAGCTGTCAGAAAAAATCAAGAAAGGTTCGCTGTGCGGCCTCGGGCAGACCGCCCCGAATCCTGTCCTGACCACCCTGAAGTACTTCCGCCATGAGTACGAAGCCCACATCAACGACAAGAAGTGCCCGGCGCACCGCTGCAAGAAGCTCCTGACCTACAGCATCATCGCCGACAAATGCACCGGCTGCACCGTGTGCGCGAAGAACTGCCCGGTCCATTGCATCAGCGGTGAACGGAAACAGGTGCACGTGATCGACCAGGCCACCTGCATCCGCTGCGGCGAATGCCTGCGCCGCTGCAATTTCGCCGCCGTGCTGGCGGATTGA
- the nuoE gene encoding NADH-quinone oxidoreductase subunit NuoE — MATDTPQSTLPVEFDVNPVQAILRKYKGEKGILIPVLQETQDAYGYLPTAALEEIATSTGVPLAQIYGVATFYAQFRLRPVGKHIVRVCCGTACHVAGAERITDAMTQTLDVAPGDTTGDGLFTLETVACLGCCSLAPVMMIDEETFGRLDEKTVRKIVKEYRMES, encoded by the coding sequence ATGGCAACGGACACCCCGCAATCAACCCTCCCGGTGGAATTCGACGTGAACCCCGTGCAGGCAATCCTTCGCAAGTACAAGGGTGAAAAGGGCATTCTGATCCCCGTGCTGCAGGAGACGCAGGACGCGTACGGCTATCTGCCCACCGCCGCGCTCGAGGAGATTGCCACATCCACCGGTGTGCCCCTCGCCCAGATCTACGGCGTGGCTACGTTTTATGCTCAGTTCCGCCTTCGACCTGTGGGCAAGCACATCGTCCGGGTGTGCTGTGGCACGGCCTGCCACGTCGCCGGAGCCGAGCGGATCACCGACGCCATGACGCAAACGCTGGATGTCGCGCCCGGCGACACCACCGGCGACGGCCTGTTCACCCTGGAGACGGTCGCCTGCCTCGGCTGCTGCTCGCTGGCGCCCGTGATGATGATTGACGAGGAGACCTTCGGACGGCTTGATGAGAAGACCGTGCGCAAGATCGTCAAGGAATACCGGATGGAATCCTGA
- a CDS encoding insulinase family protein translates to MNVRLTALCCLVLLAGALRAEAPLERTLPCGARVAVAGSGASRIFAVHVLLRNRSAAEPPGREGLVDLAHRFLGEGSARRSRSEMTLALNAIGAQLKTVDSPMIPFDDYYSVPDYSWVRFQVIDTYRQEGLRLLAEILFEPRLDAENLQRAQAALLEVQGRREKDPRAVGQEQLYGLLFDSPWMSRSIYGARASTGAITIEDVRAFWPTYFSAANMIWTVSTNRPAAETMDEVAALLACCRPAEPTSAAAATPASAAGQQRTLALKSRQGYLWAGHAFPVAAADWPALEVLVAMFSEQLAFELRERQGLAYSVGAGLGAADSGRLATVTVSMGTRQANLDGATAGIREQMDRFARAEITLRQLEKTINRLKGQILMRNFPALNRSYFMALGMFQGRPPDYYRQRLDRLGAVSLDDLRRVRQTYFRPDLFAWVRVE, encoded by the coding sequence GTGAACGTACGACTCACAGCCCTCTGTTGCCTGGTCCTGCTGGCGGGCGCTCTCCGCGCCGAAGCTCCGCTGGAGCGCACTCTGCCCTGCGGTGCCCGTGTCGCCGTGGCGGGATCGGGCGCATCCCGGATCTTTGCCGTCCATGTCCTGTTGCGTAACCGCTCCGCGGCGGAACCCCCGGGCCGGGAGGGGTTGGTGGACCTCGCCCACCGCTTCCTCGGGGAAGGGAGCGCGCGGCGCAGCCGTTCCGAGATGACGCTGGCGCTCAACGCGATCGGCGCGCAGCTCAAGACCGTGGACAGCCCCATGATCCCTTTCGATGATTACTACTCCGTGCCGGACTACTCCTGGGTCCGCTTCCAGGTGATCGACACCTACCGCCAGGAAGGCCTCCGCCTGCTGGCCGAGATCCTGTTCGAGCCGCGCCTCGATGCGGAGAATCTCCAGCGGGCGCAGGCGGCCCTGCTTGAGGTGCAGGGTCGGCGGGAAAAAGACCCCCGCGCCGTCGGCCAGGAGCAACTGTACGGTCTCCTGTTTGACTCGCCCTGGATGAGCCGTTCCATCTACGGCGCCCGCGCGTCAACAGGCGCCATCACCATCGAGGATGTCCGCGCCTTCTGGCCCACCTATTTCAGCGCCGCCAACATGATCTGGACCGTGTCCACGAATCGCCCGGCGGCCGAAACCATGGACGAAGTGGCCGCGCTCCTGGCCTGCTGCCGCCCGGCCGAGCCCACGTCCGCCGCCGCGGCAACGCCGGCTTCCGCCGCCGGCCAGCAGCGAACGCTGGCGCTCAAATCCCGGCAGGGCTACCTCTGGGCGGGCCACGCCTTCCCGGTGGCTGCAGCCGACTGGCCGGCACTGGAGGTCCTGGTAGCCATGTTCTCCGAACAGCTCGCGTTCGAGCTGCGCGAGCGTCAGGGTCTCGCCTACAGCGTGGGCGCCGGTCTCGGCGCCGCCGACAGTGGCCGGCTGGCAACGGTGACGGTGTCCATGGGCACCCGGCAGGCGAACCTGGACGGCGCCACCGCCGGAATCCGCGAGCAGATGGACCGGTTCGCCCGGGCCGAGATCACGCTCCGCCAACTGGAAAAGACGATCAACCGGCTCAAGGGTCAGATCCTGATGCGAAACTTTCCCGCCCTGAACCGCTCTTATTTCATGGCACTGGGGATGTTCCAGGGGCGACCGCCCGATTACTACCGGCAACGACTGGACCGGCTCGGAGCGGTGAGCCTGGACGACCTGCGCCGCGTCCGCCAAACGTATTTCCGGCCGGACCTGTTTGCCTGGGTCCGGGTGGAATGA
- a CDS encoding insulinase family protein: MNTPKLRLLLLPVCLAAAWTFAAAAEPVCRRLANGLEVVILTDNTNPAIASFVVVKTGLRGEGMSSSGISHMLEHLLFNGTATRTQEQIYEEADLMGAYHNAFTRDDYTCYMMLAPREHFPKMLNLQVDMVFHSILPPEKLEKERGIVLEELARDRTSPRYAAERALAGHVFAGSPYALPALGTEASIATMSREQILRYYRSYYVPNNAVLLLVGDVDIPTALDHVERELGALPRGELPGGPAMPALFGPDRFAAFDVDGAASQVVVTLSAPALTEPAWTVFRLVRRWLEDEEMSPLAALVRAGAVKGFQGETLTNRDYSLYQITLELPGPGPVSPERARALADKLRALPLDHLPEPVVRAYITQETVSEIYDMENIHYVGMWKGQILALADPARYPDYFGDRAIAPLVRFDATAVRTETARLLGHPNPIITVLAAKPAAKSPAPMMPPGAGMPR, translated from the coding sequence ATGAATACCCCGAAACTTCGGCTCCTGCTGTTACCGGTCTGCCTGGCCGCCGCCTGGACGTTCGCCGCAGCGGCCGAGCCGGTATGCCGCCGCCTGGCCAATGGGTTGGAAGTAGTGATCCTCACCGACAACACCAATCCGGCCATCGCTTCGTTCGTGGTGGTGAAGACCGGCCTCCGCGGCGAGGGCATGTCGTCCAGCGGTATCTCCCACATGCTGGAGCATCTGCTGTTCAACGGCACGGCCACCCGGACCCAGGAGCAGATCTACGAGGAGGCCGACCTGATGGGCGCCTACCACAACGCCTTCACCCGGGACGATTACACCTGCTACATGATGCTCGCACCCCGGGAGCACTTCCCGAAAATGCTGAATCTCCAGGTCGACATGGTGTTCCACTCGATCCTCCCGCCGGAGAAGCTGGAGAAGGAACGCGGCATCGTCCTTGAGGAGCTGGCCCGCGACCGGACCAGCCCGCGTTACGCCGCGGAGCGCGCCCTGGCGGGTCATGTCTTCGCGGGCTCACCCTACGCGCTTCCCGCCCTGGGGACCGAGGCGTCCATCGCCACGATGTCGCGCGAGCAGATCCTGCGTTATTACCGATCGTACTACGTGCCCAACAACGCGGTGCTGCTCCTCGTGGGCGACGTGGACATACCGACCGCTCTCGACCATGTGGAGCGCGAACTGGGCGCGCTTCCTCGCGGCGAACTGCCGGGCGGACCGGCGATGCCCGCTCTGTTCGGCCCAGACCGGTTCGCCGCATTCGACGTGGACGGTGCGGCCAGCCAGGTGGTGGTCACGCTCTCCGCCCCGGCGTTGACGGAGCCGGCCTGGACCGTGTTTCGACTGGTCCGCCGCTGGCTCGAGGACGAAGAGATGTCCCCACTGGCGGCGCTGGTGCGCGCGGGCGCAGTCAAGGGCTTTCAGGGCGAGACGCTGACCAACCGGGATTACTCCCTGTATCAGATCACCCTGGAGCTGCCCGGACCCGGTCCCGTCTCCCCCGAGCGGGCGCGGGCGTTGGCGGACAAGCTGCGTGCCCTGCCGCTGGATCACCTGCCGGAACCGGTGGTGCGCGCCTACATCACCCAGGAAACGGTCAGTGAGATCTACGACATGGAGAATATCCACTACGTGGGGATGTGGAAAGGGCAGATCCTGGCGCTGGCCGATCCGGCCCGGTACCCGGACTATTTCGGCGACCGGGCGATCGCGCCCCTGGTCCGGTTCGACGCGACGGCGGTCCGAACCGAAACCGCCCGGCTTCTCGGACACCCGAATCCCATCATCACTGTGCTGGCCGCTAAACCCGCCGCCAAGTCACCTGCCCCAATGATGCCCCCCGGCGCCGGCATGCCCCGCTGA
- the murJ gene encoding murein biosynthesis integral membrane protein MurJ, whose amino-acid sequence MIWGGSILLSRLIGLVREAVIGRVLGGGAAADVYFTAFTLPDFFHYLLAGGALSIVFIPIFNGYLERGEEGRAWEAFSVTANFILLLLAILLPALWVAAPRLVPLVAPGFDAVQQADLVRLTRIMLPAQAFHLVGGLLSAVLQARDRHLLPALAPLCYTAAVIAGGLIGGPAAGGYGFAWGVLVGSAIGPFALPLAGCLRQRFDWRPILRLNHPDLKTYLVRSIPIMIAWSIVAVDDWILRRLGSLIGSGAVSTLQYGKQLMYVPMGVFGLATGVAAFPTLTRLIAHGEGAQAYTTLAGAVRRMLVLAFAAQVVLTGAGRGISMLVYGGRIAPDQHAAIGVALGCFSLGLWAWAAQTVVARGFYALGNTWVPSILGTAIVPLAYPFYVWAGGRWGPTGLACVSSLAVSVYVVALILLLRRRFPGAADGYAYFFARLVPATAAGIGAGLLAADRLAGANPYLAAGTAALAGLVAYTAVAAALGAPEIREAAGWLRRLGRPAASPR is encoded by the coding sequence ATGATCTGGGGCGGTTCCATCCTGCTCTCGCGGTTGATCGGGCTGGTGCGAGAAGCCGTCATCGGACGGGTGCTGGGCGGTGGGGCGGCGGCCGACGTTTACTTCACCGCCTTCACCCTGCCCGACTTTTTTCACTACCTCCTGGCGGGCGGCGCCCTGTCCATCGTCTTCATCCCCATCTTCAACGGGTACCTGGAGCGCGGCGAGGAAGGCCGGGCATGGGAAGCATTCAGCGTGACGGCCAATTTCATCCTGCTGCTCTTGGCGATCCTGCTCCCCGCCCTTTGGGTGGCCGCGCCCCGACTGGTCCCGCTGGTGGCGCCGGGCTTCGATGCCGTCCAGCAGGCCGACCTGGTCCGCCTGACCCGCATCATGCTGCCGGCCCAGGCATTCCACCTGGTGGGCGGCCTGTTGTCAGCGGTGCTGCAGGCCCGTGACCGCCACCTTCTCCCCGCCCTGGCCCCGTTGTGTTACACCGCCGCCGTCATTGCCGGCGGCCTCATCGGCGGCCCCGCCGCCGGCGGATACGGATTCGCGTGGGGTGTGCTGGTGGGGAGCGCCATCGGACCGTTCGCCCTACCGCTGGCCGGCTGCCTCCGCCAGCGCTTCGACTGGCGGCCGATTCTGCGCCTGAACCATCCCGATCTGAAGACGTATCTGGTTCGATCGATCCCCATCATGATCGCCTGGTCCATCGTCGCGGTGGACGACTGGATCCTGCGCCGCCTCGGCTCCCTCATCGGTTCGGGCGCCGTCTCCACCCTCCAGTACGGCAAGCAGTTGATGTACGTCCCCATGGGCGTGTTCGGCCTGGCCACCGGCGTGGCCGCCTTCCCCACCCTGACCCGGCTGATCGCCCACGGCGAGGGTGCGCAGGCCTACACGACGCTGGCCGGCGCCGTCCGCCGGATGCTGGTGCTGGCGTTCGCCGCCCAGGTGGTGCTCACAGGTGCCGGCCGCGGGATCTCCATGCTCGTGTACGGCGGCCGGATCGCACCGGACCAGCACGCCGCCATCGGCGTCGCCCTGGGCTGCTTCTCCCTGGGGCTGTGGGCCTGGGCCGCCCAGACCGTCGTCGCCCGCGGCTTCTACGCGCTGGGCAACACCTGGGTGCCCTCGATCCTGGGTACTGCAATCGTCCCGCTGGCCTATCCGTTCTATGTCTGGGCCGGCGGTCGCTGGGGGCCCACCGGCCTGGCGTGCGTCAGCTCGCTGGCGGTGTCGGTCTATGTCGTGGCGCTGATCCTACTGCTGCGGCGCCGCTTCCCGGGCGCCGCCGACGGCTATGCTTACTTCTTCGCCCGGCTGGTCCCCGCAACCGCCGCCGGGATCGGCGCTGGACTGCTCGCGGCTGACCGCCTCGCCGGAGCGAACCCGTACCTGGCGGCCGGAACGGCCGCTTTGGCCGGTCTGGTCGCATACACAGCCGTTGCCGCCGCGCTGGGCGCACCGGAAATCCGCGAGGCGGCCGGCTGGCTCCGGCGCCTCGGCCGGCCCGCCGCTTCCCCGCGCTAG
- the lpxD gene encoding UDP-3-O-(3-hydroxymyristoyl)glucosamine N-acyltransferase, with amino-acid sequence MKVKDIAARVNCPYTGDGETEIRAVRSVERAGPGEITFVMDRKHQKIMAGSKASAFIVAEDFPAVEAPTIRSRFPNHTFALVQELFYQQPLPKGPLVHPSAVVAPDAVVGPDCYVGPHVVIESGCRLGRNVRILANTTLYPGVSVGDDTLIHSNCVVREYCQLGCRVILQNGVVIGADGFGFAQTAEGGYHKIPQAGRVIVEDDVEIQAHTCVDRGTLDDTRIGRGTKLDNLIQVGHGSTIGENCVFAGQVGLAGTTTVGNNVKVGGQVGMAGHCIVGDNAVIEAGSAVITDVEKGAVVVGVPATDHKLYKRCTLAFFKLPELMNRVRELEKEIERMKHGHE; translated from the coding sequence ATGAAAGTCAAGGACATTGCCGCTCGGGTGAACTGCCCGTATACCGGCGACGGTGAGACGGAGATCCGTGCCGTCCGAAGCGTCGAGCGGGCCGGTCCTGGCGAGATCACCTTCGTGATGGACCGCAAGCACCAGAAGATCATGGCCGGCTCCAAAGCATCAGCCTTCATCGTGGCCGAAGATTTTCCGGCAGTGGAGGCTCCCACCATCCGCTCCCGGTTTCCGAACCACACCTTTGCGCTGGTCCAGGAGCTGTTCTACCAGCAGCCGCTGCCCAAAGGACCGCTGGTTCACCCGTCGGCAGTTGTGGCGCCGGACGCCGTCGTCGGCCCGGACTGCTACGTCGGCCCGCACGTGGTCATCGAGTCCGGTTGCCGCCTGGGCCGGAACGTGCGGATCCTGGCCAACACCACGCTCTACCCCGGGGTGAGCGTGGGCGATGACACCCTCATCCATTCCAACTGCGTCGTTCGGGAATACTGCCAGCTGGGCTGCCGGGTGATCCTCCAAAACGGGGTGGTCATCGGGGCCGACGGCTTCGGCTTCGCGCAGACCGCCGAGGGCGGCTACCACAAGATCCCGCAGGCGGGGCGCGTCATCGTCGAGGATGATGTGGAGATCCAGGCCCATACTTGCGTGGACCGCGGCACGCTCGACGACACCCGCATCGGCCGGGGCACCAAGCTGGACAACCTGATCCAGGTGGGCCACGGCAGCACCATCGGCGAGAACTGCGTGTTCGCCGGCCAGGTGGGCCTGGCAGGCACCACGACGGTGGGCAACAACGTCAAGGTGGGCGGCCAGGTGGGGATGGCGGGGCACTGCATCGTCGGCGACAACGCCGTCATCGAAGCCGGCAGCGCCGTCATCACCGACGTGGAGAAGGGCGCCGTGGTTGTAGGCGTTCCGGCCACCGACCACAAACTGTACAAGCGGTGCACCCTCGCGTTCTTCAAACTACCGGAACTGATGAACCGGGTGCGCGAGCTGGAGAAGGAAATCGAACGGATGAAGCATGGGCATGAATGA
- a CDS encoding DnaJ domain-containing protein, translated as MGMNDATAFSTPHILDALQRVHRQRLSGELSFPYGDGLCTLTVAEGDIVALDTVTARERLVPFLKERGADPTDLLTGATNTVSLGRIEQLRALIAEYIGRLVNELANPKLAVLINFKPSVTGSPDRVRHKIASLLLQLYDQWLDGGVIEALLPDRQVRVRVAPDAMSRIRGLPLTTRQGFLFSRLHDGLTVDELVRSGGLQEEEVLRALLALDFMEVITLKPGDESGPKAVRNEPPLARPAAPRAAPQPAPATAVPRPAPRATPPPQRAATLPAANATAPSSETVPPELMAELEDLFILAQNGNHYELLGVDYRAETDEIKKSYVELTKRFHPDHFNRFNNPALQARVDALFAQITEAAETLKDPARRANYNEKYELDKTMLKPQSIPARAGPEKENTKLYAYEDREHTAKQHYTHGKEAFKAQKFYDATEHFRQAVRILPDVAEYQFWLGRTLSLNPQRHKEAEERLLKAQEMKPDRIEILLELARFYNKIKLHIRAQKFYQRVYELKPDNEEARQALGIKKERGPITFKGLLKMDLRNFLKSDDEK; from the coding sequence ATGGGCATGAATGACGCGACGGCCTTTTCGACGCCACACATCCTGGATGCACTGCAGCGCGTCCACCGGCAGCGCCTTTCCGGAGAGCTGTCGTTCCCGTACGGCGACGGGTTATGCACACTGACCGTTGCCGAGGGCGACATCGTCGCCCTGGACACGGTTACCGCCCGCGAGCGGCTGGTCCCCTTCCTGAAGGAGCGGGGCGCCGATCCGACGGATCTTCTCACCGGGGCCACCAATACGGTCAGCCTGGGGCGGATCGAACAGCTCCGCGCGCTGATCGCCGAATACATCGGCCGTCTGGTCAACGAACTGGCCAATCCGAAGCTGGCTGTACTGATCAACTTCAAGCCCAGCGTCACCGGCAGCCCGGACCGCGTCCGGCACAAGATCGCCAGTCTCCTGCTCCAGCTCTACGACCAGTGGCTCGACGGCGGCGTCATCGAAGCGCTGTTGCCCGACCGCCAGGTGCGGGTGCGAGTGGCACCCGACGCGATGAGTCGCATCCGGGGTCTGCCCCTGACCACCCGACAGGGCTTCCTGTTCAGCCGCCTGCACGACGGTCTGACTGTTGATGAGCTGGTGCGCTCTGGCGGGCTGCAAGAGGAAGAGGTCCTGCGCGCATTGCTGGCTCTGGATTTCATGGAGGTGATCACTCTCAAGCCAGGGGATGAATCCGGGCCGAAGGCTGTCCGGAACGAACCGCCGCTGGCCCGCCCCGCGGCGCCCCGGGCCGCGCCGCAACCGGCGCCGGCCACGGCCGTGCCGCGTCCGGCCCCCCGAGCCACACCACCGCCACAACGAGCCGCCACACTGCCGGCCGCCAATGCGACGGCCCCATCGTCCGAAACCGTTCCACCCGAGCTGATGGCCGAGTTGGAGGACCTGTTTATCCTGGCCCAGAACGGCAACCACTATGAATTGCTCGGAGTGGACTATCGCGCCGAGACCGACGAGATCAAGAAGAGCTACGTGGAACTCACCAAGCGCTTTCATCCCGACCATTTCAACCGATTCAACAACCCGGCGCTCCAGGCGCGGGTGGACGCGCTGTTCGCCCAGATCACCGAGGCGGCCGAAACGCTGAAGGACCCGGCGCGCCGCGCCAATTACAACGAAAAGTATGAGCTGGACAAGACAATGCTCAAACCCCAGAGCATTCCCGCCCGGGCGGGACCGGAGAAGGAGAACACCAAGTTATACGCTTACGAAGACCGCGAACACACCGCCAAGCAGCACTACACCCACGGCAAGGAGGCCTTCAAGGCCCAGAAGTTCTACGACGCCACCGAGCATTTTCGGCAGGCGGTGCGGATCTTGCCGGACGTGGCGGAGTACCAGTTCTGGCTGGGCCGGACCCTGTCGCTGAATCCCCAACGACACAAGGAAGCAGAGGAGCGCCTGCTCAAGGCGCAGGAGATGAAACCCGACCGGATCGAGATCCTTCTTGAGTTGGCGCGGTTCTACAACAAGATCAAGCTTCATATCCGCGCCCAGAAGTTCTACCAGCGGGTGTACGAGCTCAAACCCGACAACGAGGAGGCCCGGCAGGCCCTCGGGATCAAGAAAGAGCGCGGGCCTATCACCTTCAAGGGTCTGCTGAAGATGGACCTGAGGAATTTCCTGAAATCAGACGACGAGAAATAG
- a CDS encoding cupin domain-containing protein, which yields MNNLQPVVVPPAETAAQPVKRARGARMAVLIGPAQDAPRFVTRRFLFEPGGRIPRHRHPDIEHEQVVVRGEMVLGFDGGERTVRAGDAVYIPAGAAHWYENRGPEPVEFLCIIPRTADYATEWLEDPPPGAAE from the coding sequence ATCAACAATCTCCAGCCGGTGGTTGTGCCGCCGGCCGAGACGGCGGCCCAGCCGGTGAAGCGGGCCCGCGGCGCGCGGATGGCCGTGCTCATCGGCCCGGCCCAGGACGCGCCCCGGTTTGTCACCCGCCGCTTTCTCTTCGAGCCGGGCGGGCGCATCCCGCGCCATCGCCATCCCGACATCGAGCACGAGCAGGTGGTGGTCCGGGGCGAAATGGTGCTTGGCTTCGACGGCGGCGAGCGGACGGTGCGGGCAGGTGACGCCGTCTACATCCCCGCCGGTGCCGCCCACTGGTACGAGAATCGTGGCCCGGAGCCGGTGGAGTTCCTCTGCATTATCCCCCGCACCGCCGACTACGCCACGGAGTGGCTGGAGGACCCGCCGCCTGGCGCGGCGGAGTAG